In Rattus norvegicus strain BN/NHsdMcwi chromosome 1, GRCr8, whole genome shotgun sequence, a genomic segment contains:
- the Hif3a gene encoding hypoxia-inducible factor 3-alpha isoform X1, giving the protein MRLTISYLRMHRLCAAGEWNQVGKEGEPLDACYLKALEGFVMVLTAEGDMAYLSENVSKHLGLSQLELIGHSIFDFIHPCDQEELQDALTPRPSLSKKKSEAATGRHFSLRMKSTLTSRGRTLNLKAATWKVLHCSGHMRAYKPPAQTSPAGSPRSEPPLQCLVLICEAIPHPASLEPPLGRGAFLSRHSLDMKFTYCDERIAEVAGYSPDDLIGCSAYEYIHALDSDAVSRSIHTLLSKGQAVTGQYRFLARTGGYLWTQTQATVVSGGRGPQSESIICVHFLISRVEENGVVLSLEQTEQHTRRPPQLGTSSKKGIPGNSLDPPAPRILAFLHPPALSEASLAADPRRFCSPDLRRLMAPILDGPPTAATPSTPQAARRPQSPLPADLPDQLAVGLENAHRLSTARKNKTMETDLDIAQDPDTLDLEMLAPYISMDDDFQLNSSEQLPKVHRRPPRTARRPRARSFHGLSPPIPEATLLPRWGSDPRLNCSSSSKGDPPTAPLTPRTRKRALAQSSEDKGLELLETKPPKRSPRLEPGSVLLPPLSLSFLLQGRQLPGNQPDPRAPLVDSHEPLGLAPSLLSLYQHEETIQPRNHFLPAAGLAQTH; this is encoded by the exons ATGCGCCTCACAATCAGCTACTTGCGCATGCACCGCCTCTGCGCTGCAG GGGAGTGGAACCAGGTGGGAAAAGAGGGAGAACCACTGGACGCCTGCTACCTGAAGGCCCTGGAGGGTTTCGTCATGGTGCTCACCGCTGAGGGAGACATGGCTTACCTGTCGGAAAATGTCAGCAAGCACCTGGGCCTCAGTCAG CTGGAGCTCATTGGACACAGTATCTTTGATTTTATCCATCCCTGTGACCAAGAGGAACTCCAGGATGCCCTGACCCCGAGACCAA GCCTGtcaaagaagaagtcagaagCAGCAACAGGACGCCACTTTTCCCTGCGAATGAAGAGCACACTCACCAGCAGGGGGCGCACGCTGAACCTCAAAGCGGCCACCTGGAAG GTGCTGCACTGCTCAGGACATATGAGGGCCTACAAGCCCCCTGCACAGACTTCCCCCGCCGGGAGCCCTCGCTCCGAGCCTCCCCTGCAATGCCTGGTGCTTATCTGTGAAGCCATCCCCCACCCAGCCAGTCTGGAGCCCCCACTGGGCCGAGGGGCCTTTCTCAGTCGCCACAGCCTGGACATGAAGTTCACATACTGCGACGAGAG GATTGCAGAAGTTGCTGGCTACAGCCCCGATGACCTGATTGGCTGTTCTGCCTATGAATACATCCACGCTTTGGACTCTGATGCAGTCAGCAGGAGCATCCACACTT tgctgagcAAGGGCCAGGCAGTAACAGGGCAGTATCGCTTCCTGGCCCGGACTGGAGGCTATCTGTGGACTCAGACTCAGGCTACAGTGGTGTCAGGGGGGCGGGGCCCCCAGTCGGAAAGTATCATCTGCGTCCACTTCCTGATCAG CCGTGTAGAAGAGAACGgagtggtgctgtccctggaacAAACGGAGCAACATACTCGCAGACCCCCTCAGCTGGGTACCTCCTCGAAGAAGGGTATCCCAGGCAACAGTCTAG ACCCTCCCGCTCCACGGATCCTGGCCTTCCTGCACCCTCCAGCCCTGAGTGAGGCCTCCCTGGCTGCTGACCCTCGCCGTTTTTGTAGCCCAGACCTGCGCCGCCTCATGGCACCCATCCTGGATGGACCTCCCACAGCCGCTACCCCCAGCACCCCGCAAGCTGCACGGAGACCCCAAAGTCCTCTTCCG GCTGATCTCCCAGATCAGTTGGCTGTGGGCTTGGAGAATGCACACAGACTCTCCACTGCCCGGAAAAACAAGACCATGGAGACAGATCTAGATATAGCTCAG GACCCTGACACTCTGGACTTGGAGATGTTGGCTCCGTACATCTCCATGGATGATGACTTCCAGCTCAACTCCAGCGAGCAATTGCCCAAAGTCCACCGCAGACCTCCCAGGACGGCCCGCAGGCCTCGTGCTCGGAGCTTCCATGGCCTGTCGCCTCCCATCCCTGAGGCCACCCTGCTGCCCCGCTGGGGGAGTGATCCACGACTGAACTGTTCCAGCTCCTCCAAGGGGGATCCCCCCACAGCCCCCCTGACGCCTAGAACTCGGAAGAG GGCCTTGGcccagagctcagaggacaaAGGGTTGGAGCTGCTGGAAACGAAGCCCCCCAAGCGGTCCCCAAGACTAGAACCTGGAAGTGTCCTGCTGCCTCCGCTCAGCCTG AGTTTCCTTCTGCAAGGTCGACAACTTCCAGGGAACCAGCCGGATCCCAGAGCCCCACTCGTGGATTCGCATGAGCCCTTGG
- the Hif3a gene encoding hypoxia-inducible factor 3-alpha isoform 2 (isoform 2 is encoded by transcript variant 2) — protein MALGLQRVRSSTELRKEKSRDAARSRRSQETEVLYQLAHTLPFARGVSAHLDKASIMRLTISYLRMHRLCAAGEWNQVGKEGEPLDACYLKALEGFVMVLTAEGDMAYLSENVSKHLGLSQLELIGHSIFDFIHPCDQEELQDALTPRPSLSKKKSEAATGRHFSLRMKSTLTSRGRTLNLKAATWKVLHCSGHMRAYKPPAQTSPAGSPRSEPPLQCLVLICEAIPHPASLEPPLGRGAFLSRHSLDMKFTYCDERIAEVAGYSPDDLIGCSAYEYIHALDSDAVSRSIHTLLSKGQAVTGQYRFLARTGGYLWTQTQATVVSGGRGPQSESIICVHFLISRVEENGVVLSLEQTEQHTRRPPQLGTSSKKGIPGNSLDPPAPRILAFLHPPALSEASLAADPRRFCSPDLRRLMAPILDGPPTAATPSTPQAARRPQSPLPADLPDQLAVGLENAHRLSTARKNKTMETDLDIAQDPDTLDLEMLAPYISMDDDFQLNSSEQLPKVHRRPPRTARRPRARSFHGLSPPIPEATLLPRWGSDPRLNCSSSSKGDPPTAPLTPRTRKRALAQSSEDKGLELLETKPPKRSPRLEPGSVLLPPLSLSFLLQGRQLPGNQPDPRAPLVDSHEPLGLAPSLLSLYQHEETIQPRNHFLPAAGLAQTH, from the exons ATGGCGTTGGGGCTGCAGCGCGTGAG GTCGAGCACCGAGCTGCGGAAGGAGAAGTCGCGGGATGCGGCCCGCAGCAGGCGCAGCCAGGAGACGGAGGTGCTGTACCAACTGGCGCACACCCTGCCCTTTGCGCGCGGCGTCAGCGCGCACCTGGACAAGGCCTCCATCATGCGCCTCACAATCAGCTACTTGCGCATGCACCGCCTCTGCGCTGCAG GGGAGTGGAACCAGGTGGGAAAAGAGGGAGAACCACTGGACGCCTGCTACCTGAAGGCCCTGGAGGGTTTCGTCATGGTGCTCACCGCTGAGGGAGACATGGCTTACCTGTCGGAAAATGTCAGCAAGCACCTGGGCCTCAGTCAG CTGGAGCTCATTGGACACAGTATCTTTGATTTTATCCATCCCTGTGACCAAGAGGAACTCCAGGATGCCCTGACCCCGAGACCAA GCCTGtcaaagaagaagtcagaagCAGCAACAGGACGCCACTTTTCCCTGCGAATGAAGAGCACACTCACCAGCAGGGGGCGCACGCTGAACCTCAAAGCGGCCACCTGGAAG GTGCTGCACTGCTCAGGACATATGAGGGCCTACAAGCCCCCTGCACAGACTTCCCCCGCCGGGAGCCCTCGCTCCGAGCCTCCCCTGCAATGCCTGGTGCTTATCTGTGAAGCCATCCCCCACCCAGCCAGTCTGGAGCCCCCACTGGGCCGAGGGGCCTTTCTCAGTCGCCACAGCCTGGACATGAAGTTCACATACTGCGACGAGAG GATTGCAGAAGTTGCTGGCTACAGCCCCGATGACCTGATTGGCTGTTCTGCCTATGAATACATCCACGCTTTGGACTCTGATGCAGTCAGCAGGAGCATCCACACTT tgctgagcAAGGGCCAGGCAGTAACAGGGCAGTATCGCTTCCTGGCCCGGACTGGAGGCTATCTGTGGACTCAGACTCAGGCTACAGTGGTGTCAGGGGGGCGGGGCCCCCAGTCGGAAAGTATCATCTGCGTCCACTTCCTGATCAG CCGTGTAGAAGAGAACGgagtggtgctgtccctggaacAAACGGAGCAACATACTCGCAGACCCCCTCAGCTGGGTACCTCCTCGAAGAAGGGTATCCCAGGCAACAGTCTAG ACCCTCCCGCTCCACGGATCCTGGCCTTCCTGCACCCTCCAGCCCTGAGTGAGGCCTCCCTGGCTGCTGACCCTCGCCGTTTTTGTAGCCCAGACCTGCGCCGCCTCATGGCACCCATCCTGGATGGACCTCCCACAGCCGCTACCCCCAGCACCCCGCAAGCTGCACGGAGACCCCAAAGTCCTCTTCCG GCTGATCTCCCAGATCAGTTGGCTGTGGGCTTGGAGAATGCACACAGACTCTCCACTGCCCGGAAAAACAAGACCATGGAGACAGATCTAGATATAGCTCAG GACCCTGACACTCTGGACTTGGAGATGTTGGCTCCGTACATCTCCATGGATGATGACTTCCAGCTCAACTCCAGCGAGCAATTGCCCAAAGTCCACCGCAGACCTCCCAGGACGGCCCGCAGGCCTCGTGCTCGGAGCTTCCATGGCCTGTCGCCTCCCATCCCTGAGGCCACCCTGCTGCCCCGCTGGGGGAGTGATCCACGACTGAACTGTTCCAGCTCCTCCAAGGGGGATCCCCCCACAGCCCCCCTGACGCCTAGAACTCGGAAGAG GGCCTTGGcccagagctcagaggacaaAGGGTTGGAGCTGCTGGAAACGAAGCCCCCCAAGCGGTCCCCAAGACTAGAACCTGGAAGTGTCCTGCTGCCTCCGCTCAGCCTG AGTTTCCTTCTGCAAGGTCGACAACTTCCAGGGAACCAGCCGGATCCCAGAGCCCCACTCGTGGATTCGCATGAGCCCTTGG
- the Hif3a gene encoding hypoxia-inducible factor 3-alpha isoform 1 (isoform 1 is encoded by transcript variant 1) has translation MDWDQDRSSTELRKEKSRDAARSRRSQETEVLYQLAHTLPFARGVSAHLDKASIMRLTISYLRMHRLCAAGEWNQVGKEGEPLDACYLKALEGFVMVLTAEGDMAYLSENVSKHLGLSQLELIGHSIFDFIHPCDQEELQDALTPRPSLSKKKSEAATGRHFSLRMKSTLTSRGRTLNLKAATWKVLHCSGHMRAYKPPAQTSPAGSPRSEPPLQCLVLICEAIPHPASLEPPLGRGAFLSRHSLDMKFTYCDERIAEVAGYSPDDLIGCSAYEYIHALDSDAVSRSIHTLLSKGQAVTGQYRFLARTGGYLWTQTQATVVSGGRGPQSESIICVHFLISRVEENGVVLSLEQTEQHTRRPPQLGTSSKKGIPGNSLDPPAPRILAFLHPPALSEASLAADPRRFCSPDLRRLMAPILDGPPTAATPSTPQAARRPQSPLPADLPDQLAVGLENAHRLSTARKNKTMETDLDIAQDPDTLDLEMLAPYISMDDDFQLNSSEQLPKVHRRPPRTARRPRARSFHGLSPPIPEATLLPRWGSDPRLNCSSSSKGDPPTAPLTPRTRKRALAQSSEDKGLELLETKPPKRSPRLEPGSVLLPPLSLSFLLQGRQLPGNQPDPRAPLVDSHEPLGLAPSLLSLYQHEETIQPRNHFLPAAGLAQTH, from the exons ATGGACTGGGACCAAGACAG GTCGAGCACCGAGCTGCGGAAGGAGAAGTCGCGGGATGCGGCCCGCAGCAGGCGCAGCCAGGAGACGGAGGTGCTGTACCAACTGGCGCACACCCTGCCCTTTGCGCGCGGCGTCAGCGCGCACCTGGACAAGGCCTCCATCATGCGCCTCACAATCAGCTACTTGCGCATGCACCGCCTCTGCGCTGCAG GGGAGTGGAACCAGGTGGGAAAAGAGGGAGAACCACTGGACGCCTGCTACCTGAAGGCCCTGGAGGGTTTCGTCATGGTGCTCACCGCTGAGGGAGACATGGCTTACCTGTCGGAAAATGTCAGCAAGCACCTGGGCCTCAGTCAG CTGGAGCTCATTGGACACAGTATCTTTGATTTTATCCATCCCTGTGACCAAGAGGAACTCCAGGATGCCCTGACCCCGAGACCAA GCCTGtcaaagaagaagtcagaagCAGCAACAGGACGCCACTTTTCCCTGCGAATGAAGAGCACACTCACCAGCAGGGGGCGCACGCTGAACCTCAAAGCGGCCACCTGGAAG GTGCTGCACTGCTCAGGACATATGAGGGCCTACAAGCCCCCTGCACAGACTTCCCCCGCCGGGAGCCCTCGCTCCGAGCCTCCCCTGCAATGCCTGGTGCTTATCTGTGAAGCCATCCCCCACCCAGCCAGTCTGGAGCCCCCACTGGGCCGAGGGGCCTTTCTCAGTCGCCACAGCCTGGACATGAAGTTCACATACTGCGACGAGAG GATTGCAGAAGTTGCTGGCTACAGCCCCGATGACCTGATTGGCTGTTCTGCCTATGAATACATCCACGCTTTGGACTCTGATGCAGTCAGCAGGAGCATCCACACTT tgctgagcAAGGGCCAGGCAGTAACAGGGCAGTATCGCTTCCTGGCCCGGACTGGAGGCTATCTGTGGACTCAGACTCAGGCTACAGTGGTGTCAGGGGGGCGGGGCCCCCAGTCGGAAAGTATCATCTGCGTCCACTTCCTGATCAG CCGTGTAGAAGAGAACGgagtggtgctgtccctggaacAAACGGAGCAACATACTCGCAGACCCCCTCAGCTGGGTACCTCCTCGAAGAAGGGTATCCCAGGCAACAGTCTAG ACCCTCCCGCTCCACGGATCCTGGCCTTCCTGCACCCTCCAGCCCTGAGTGAGGCCTCCCTGGCTGCTGACCCTCGCCGTTTTTGTAGCCCAGACCTGCGCCGCCTCATGGCACCCATCCTGGATGGACCTCCCACAGCCGCTACCCCCAGCACCCCGCAAGCTGCACGGAGACCCCAAAGTCCTCTTCCG GCTGATCTCCCAGATCAGTTGGCTGTGGGCTTGGAGAATGCACACAGACTCTCCACTGCCCGGAAAAACAAGACCATGGAGACAGATCTAGATATAGCTCAG GACCCTGACACTCTGGACTTGGAGATGTTGGCTCCGTACATCTCCATGGATGATGACTTCCAGCTCAACTCCAGCGAGCAATTGCCCAAAGTCCACCGCAGACCTCCCAGGACGGCCCGCAGGCCTCGTGCTCGGAGCTTCCATGGCCTGTCGCCTCCCATCCCTGAGGCCACCCTGCTGCCCCGCTGGGGGAGTGATCCACGACTGAACTGTTCCAGCTCCTCCAAGGGGGATCCCCCCACAGCCCCCCTGACGCCTAGAACTCGGAAGAG GGCCTTGGcccagagctcagaggacaaAGGGTTGGAGCTGCTGGAAACGAAGCCCCCCAAGCGGTCCCCAAGACTAGAACCTGGAAGTGTCCTGCTGCCTCCGCTCAGCCTG AGTTTCCTTCTGCAAGGTCGACAACTTCCAGGGAACCAGCCGGATCCCAGAGCCCCACTCGTGGATTCGCATGAGCCCTTGG